One genomic window of Arthrobacter sp. KBS0703 includes the following:
- the secE gene encoding preprotein translocase subunit SecE produces the protein MFIRQVIGELRKVVTPTRKELFRYTAAVVAFVAFMIPFVTLVDLGFGSLSSLIFTGPIGDN, from the coding sequence CTGTTCATCCGGCAGGTCATCGGGGAGCTGCGCAAGGTCGTCACTCCGACCCGCAAGGAACTCTTCCGCTACACGGCGGCGGTCGTGGCGTTTGTCGCCTTCATGATCCCGTTCGTCACCTTGGTGGACCTTGGCTTCGGCTCGCTGTCCTCGCTGATCTTCACCGGCCCCATCGGCGACAACTAG
- the istA gene encoding IS21 family transposase, which yields MESRVELFARIRRDARVEDLSVRALAARHGVHRRTVRQALESAAPPERKPRQGVSWRLEPLKAAIDAMLVEDTTAPRKQRHTARRILARLIEEHGAQELSYSTVRDYVRVRRALIDVEAGRRVEGFIPQEHAPGAEAEVDFGEVWIMLNGVKTKCHMFIFRLSHSGKAIHRIYPTQAQEAFLEGHIEAFNEIGGVPVKHIRYDNLTSAVRSVVFGQGRNRLENDRWVLFRSFYGFDAFYCQPGIAGAHEKGGVEGEVGWFRRNRLSPMPVAKSLEELNDRIRAWEVQDDQRRINDRIRTIGQDLAAEAPFLAALPAEEFDPGLVVNPRVDRSSMITVRMVKYSVPARFIGRRVRVSLRASELVVFDGRAVVARHQRIVAKSGQSVQLDHYVEVLKTKPGALPGSTALARARVSGAFTSAHEAFWAASRRVNGDAEGTRALIDVLLLHRSMDAPDIEAGITAALGVGAVSADVVAVEARRHASDSTAGGSGSDRHRGAHAEAKVQRVVGLTQRRLMDPAAVIAGLPRDTRPVPSVSAYDELLAKRAEHPAGTETKENIS from the coding sequence ATGGAGTCGAGAGTGGAGTTGTTCGCACGGATCCGACGAGATGCCCGGGTCGAGGACTTGTCGGTTCGTGCGCTGGCGGCCCGGCACGGGGTGCACAGGAGGACGGTAAGGCAGGCTCTGGAATCAGCTGCGCCGCCGGAACGTAAGCCGAGACAAGGGGTGTCCTGGCGGCTGGAACCACTTAAAGCCGCGATCGATGCCATGCTCGTCGAGGACACGACGGCGCCGCGGAAGCAACGCCACACGGCCCGCCGGATCCTGGCCCGGCTCATCGAGGAGCACGGTGCCCAGGAACTGTCGTATTCGACGGTCCGTGATTATGTCCGGGTCCGCCGGGCCCTGATCGATGTGGAGGCTGGCCGCCGCGTTGAGGGGTTCATTCCGCAGGAACACGCCCCGGGTGCGGAGGCGGAAGTGGACTTCGGCGAAGTCTGGATCATGCTGAACGGGGTGAAGACGAAGTGCCACATGTTCATCTTCCGGCTCTCCCACTCCGGCAAGGCCATCCACCGGATTTACCCCACGCAAGCCCAGGAAGCATTTCTGGAAGGCCATATCGAGGCGTTCAACGAGATCGGCGGCGTGCCGGTCAAACACATCCGCTATGACAACCTCACCAGTGCCGTCAGGTCCGTGGTGTTCGGACAGGGCCGGAACCGCCTGGAAAACGACCGGTGGGTCTTGTTCCGCTCGTTCTATGGTTTTGATGCCTTTTATTGCCAGCCAGGTATAGCCGGAGCTCACGAGAAAGGCGGGGTCGAGGGTGAGGTGGGCTGGTTCCGCCGCAACCGGCTCTCCCCGATGCCTGTCGCGAAATCCCTTGAAGAGCTCAACGACCGGATCCGGGCGTGGGAGGTCCAAGACGATCAGCGGCGGATCAATGACCGGATCCGCACCATCGGCCAGGACCTCGCCGCAGAGGCTCCGTTCCTGGCAGCGCTGCCGGCCGAAGAGTTCGACCCCGGTTTGGTGGTGAACCCGAGAGTGGACAGGTCCTCCATGATCACGGTGCGGATGGTGAAGTACTCCGTTCCGGCACGGTTCATCGGCAGAAGAGTCCGCGTGTCTCTGCGGGCGTCGGAACTTGTGGTGTTCGACGGCCGCGCGGTGGTGGCCAGGCATCAGCGGATCGTTGCCAAGAGCGGGCAGTCGGTCCAGCTGGACCATTACGTGGAGGTGCTCAAAACCAAGCCCGGCGCTTTGCCTGGCTCCACGGCCTTGGCCCGGGCTCGGGTGTCCGGGGCGTTCACCAGCGCCCATGAAGCCTTCTGGGCCGCCTCGCGCCGGGTCAACGGCGACGCCGAGGGGACCCGCGCACTGATCGACGTCCTGCTACTCCACCGTTCCATGGACGCCCCAGACATCGAGGCAGGGATCACCGCGGCGCTGGGCGTGGGCGCGGTCAGCGCCGATGTCGTTGCGGTCGAGGCCCGCAGACACGCAAGCGATTCGACCGCGGGTGGGTCCGGTTCGGACCGTCATCGCGGTGCTCATGCTGAAGCGAAAGTGCAACGAGTTGTCGGCCTGACCCAGCGCCGGCTAATGGACCCGGCAGCCGTCATCGCCGGGCTGCCCCGGGATACCCGGCCCGTGCCGTCGGTCAGCGCCTATGACGAGTTGCTGGCCAAACGCGCCGAACACCCTGCAGGAACCGAGACGAAGGAGAACATCTCATGA
- a CDS encoding IS110 family transposase, translated as MLGPKKVDIVSVDLRLLTARRTDLICDRVRAINRLRATLLEYFPALERAFDYSKKAPLILLGGYQTPEAIRRAGFTRLTGWLKKRGCRNSTAMAEKALQAANAQHTVLPTQSTGSALVVRLTGQINAIDA; from the coding sequence ATGCTGGGGCCAAAAAAGGTTGACATAGTCAGTGTGGACTTGCGGCTCCTTACGGCGCGGCGCACGGATCTGATCTGTGACCGGGTCCGGGCAATCAACCGGCTTCGGGCCACTTTGCTGGAGTACTTCCCGGCGCTGGAGCGGGCGTTCGACTACTCGAAGAAGGCGCCCCTGATCCTACTGGGCGGCTATCAGACCCCGGAGGCCATCCGGCGCGCGGGATTCACCAGGCTCACAGGGTGGCTCAAAAAGCGCGGCTGCCGCAACAGCACGGCGATGGCAGAAAAAGCCCTCCAGGCCGCAAACGCCCAACACACCGTCCTGCCAACACAATCCACAGGCTCGGCCCTGGTCGTCCGGCTGACCGGGCAGATCAACGCCATCGACGCATAA
- a CDS encoding site-specific integrase, translating into MNEYLRHICFLDRKTVWQYAYEIRAFASYLDSQGSSLLTAQRFDVNKYRTSRLEVGQKPITMSTWLQIESALDGFFNWMRAEGLRETQPVERSPGNKKRRMKPRRMKIRHLTLEQWATFMLLGVRGKTPTGSEHAGFRGTATRRMRTGCEIALGTGNLNVSVKPPER; encoded by the coding sequence GTGAACGAATACCTGCGTCATATCTGCTTCCTAGACCGAAAGACAGTCTGGCAATACGCGTACGAAATTCGAGCCTTCGCGTCCTACCTCGACAGCCAAGGCTCGTCCCTGCTGACAGCCCAGCGCTTTGACGTCAACAAGTACAGGACAAGCCGTCTTGAAGTTGGCCAAAAACCCATCACCATGTCGACGTGGCTGCAGATTGAGTCTGCTCTAGACGGGTTCTTCAACTGGATGCGGGCCGAAGGCCTCCGCGAGACCCAACCCGTGGAGAGATCTCCTGGCAACAAGAAACGACGCATGAAACCGCGGCGAATGAAGATCCGTCATCTAACTCTCGAACAGTGGGCAACCTTTATGCTTTTAGGCGTCCGTGGGAAAACGCCGACAGGTTCGGAGCACGCAGGCTTCCGCGGCACTGCCACCCGCCGAATGAGAACCGGATGCGAAATTGCTTTGGGCACTGGGAATCTCAATGTTTCTGTCAAGCCGCCTGAGCGCTGA
- a CDS encoding transposase, protein MADVEAQITELFRQHESADILLSMPGFGPVLAATFLANIGGNLDGFDSVDRLASVAGLAPVPRDSGRISGNLHRPHRFNRRLLRTCYLAALSSLKNSPASRTYYDRKRGEGKSHKQALIALARRRINVLWAMLRDRTIYQEPMPRISAQAA, encoded by the coding sequence ATCGCCGACGTCGAAGCCCAGATCACCGAGCTGTTCCGGCAGCACGAAAGCGCCGATATTCTGCTCAGTATGCCCGGGTTCGGGCCGGTGCTCGCGGCGACTTTCCTCGCGAATATCGGCGGTAACCTGGACGGGTTCGACTCCGTCGACCGGCTCGCCAGCGTCGCGGGTCTGGCTCCGGTCCCACGTGATTCCGGACGTATCAGCGGGAACCTGCACCGACCACATCGCTTCAATCGCAGGCTCCTGCGAACCTGCTACCTCGCCGCCCTCTCCAGCCTGAAGAACAGCCCGGCCTCAAGAACCTATTACGACCGGAAGCGCGGAGAAGGAAAGTCACATAAACAGGCACTCATAGCCCTCGCAAGGCGCCGCATCAACGTCCTCTGGGCCATGCTCCGCGACCGCACCATTTACCAGGAACCAATGCCAAGAATCAGCGCTCAGGCGGCTTGA